Within the Candidatus Binatia bacterium genome, the region ACGGCAAACCCGCGGTGCTGCGCGTCTGGCCCGTCGCGGGACACCTGCCGGGCGATCCCGTGCGCCTCGTCGACGTCTACCACTATTGGATCGATTTCATCGCCGCGCATTTTAAGTGATGCGCGAGCGGCACAGGGAGACGCTGCGTAGCGTCGTCACGACCTTCGCTCCTGCCGATGCGCGCGTCGATCGCATAACGGAGCTCGCGGCGGCGGCGATTGACGGCCTGACGCCCCGACGGCGCGCGGAGCTCCTCATGCTGCTCGCCCTGCTTCGCCTGCCGATGCGTGCCGGCGACGCCGCCCGCGAGGCCGCGCTGAACGCGCTCGCGCGCGCGCCGGTCGCAAAACTGCGAACCGGGTTCGCCGCACTAAAGCGGCTGGCGCTCTTCCTCGCCTATGCCGAGAGCGAGCCCGGCAGCGAGAATCCCACGTGGAAACGCATCGGTTATCCCGGCCCGCGCGGGGACGGGCGCGCGGGCGCGGCGGCGCTGCCGCTCGCGGTGGCGAGCGACGGCGAGATCGTTCGCGCCGACGTCGTCGTGATCGGCAGCGGTGCCGGCGGTGCCACCGCCGCATCGTCGTTCGCGCGCGCCGGCAAGCGCGTCGTCGTGCTGGAGGCGGGCGGCGCGTACGACGCAGCGTCGTTCACGCAACGCGAAATCTCGATGGCGGATCTCTATCTCGATCGCGGCCTGACGTCGAGCAGCGACCTCGGCATCGCGATCCTCGCCGGCGCGACGCTCGGCGGCGGAACGGCCGTCAACTGGTGCACGTCGCTGCGGCTACCCGAGCGGATCGCTGCGGAATGGCAGGAGCAGAGCGGCATCGAGCGGCTCGGCGCGGAGCTCGAGGCGCACTACGCGGCCGTCGAGGCGCGCCTCTCGATCGCGCCGGCCCTGACGCACAACGCGAACAACGCCGTGATCGTCGAGGGTGCGCGAGCGCTCGGGGTGGACGCCGAGGCGACGCCGCGCAACGCCTCGCCGGAGTGCGGCGCCGGCTGCGGGTACTGCGGCTTCGGCTGTTCCTACGAAAAGAAACACTGTGGCGTCGCCGTCTTCTTGCCCGACCTCGCGGCGAGCGGCGGCGCGATCTACGCGAACGCCGCCGCGCAGCGAATCACGATGCGCGGGTCTCGCGCGCGAGGCGCGATCGCGCTGCAGACCGGCGCCTCCGGCTTCGCGCGCTTCGAAGTGGAGGCAGCGTGCGTCGTCGTCGCCGCGGGCGCGCTGCGGACGCCCCAGCTCCTCGCGCGCAGCGGCGTGCGCCATCCGCTGCTCGGCAGGCGCCTCTTCCTTCATCCGGTCTCGTCGGCGATCGCCGAGTTCGACCGGCGCATCGAGCCCTGGAACGGACCGATGCAGAGCGCGCACTCCGACGCGTTCAACTATCGCACCGGCAACTACGGAACGAAGATCGAAGCCGCCCCGGCCCACCCCGGGCTCGCAGCGCTCGCTCTGCCTTGGACGAGTCGTGCCGAGCATGCCGAAATGATGGAGCGGATGCCCAACGTCGCCACGCTGCTCGCGCTGACGCGCGACCGCGACCCCGGCCGCGTCGGCCTCGACGACGAGGCCTCGATCGAGTATCGCCTCTCGGCGCACGACGGGGAGAACCTGCTCGCGGGCCTGCGCGGCCTCGTCGACCTCGCGTTCGCCGCCGGAGCGGTGCGCGTGACGACGCTGCACGCTACGCCGATCGCGGTCGAGGCCGCGCAGTGGACGCCGCGCTTTCGCGACGAGTTCGCGGCGCGGCTGCGCAGGATCGGCGTCGCGCCGAACCGGCAGATCCTCTTCTCGGCACATCAGATGGGAACGGCCGCGATGGGCTCCGGCCGCGTCCGCGGCGTCGTCGATCCGGCCGGATGCGTCTGGGAGTGCGAGAACCTGCTCGTGGCCGACGGATCGCTCTTTCCGCAGTCGAGCGGCGTCAATCCAATGCTAACGATCATGGCGATGGCGAGCCGCGTCGCCGCTCAGAATGGAGGAGCATGACACTCACCGCTTACGTCTTCATCTTCGCGGCGGTCGCCGTCACGATCCACTCGATCTTCCGCAAGTTCGTTCCGGCCGACCTTCTCATCGAGCAGCACGAGGTCGCTGGATTCCTCGTCTCCGTCGTCGGGGTGCTCTACTCGGTCGTGCTCGGATTCTTGGTGGCCGCGGTTTGGGGCGGGTTCACGGCGGCGCAGCAGACCACCGACCTGGAGGCGGGCTATCTCTCCGACGCCTTCAACTTTGCCGGCCAGGTGCGCGAGCCGTCGCGCGAGCGGATCCAGCGTCTGCTCGCACGGTATGCGATCGATGTGAGGGACAGCGATCCCGCGTACGCGGAGCACGGTGCGCAGGATCCGCGTGGCTTGGCGCTGCTCACGCAAGCCGTGCACGCGACGCTGGCGATGCCGCCGGCGCCGCCGAACGCAACGCTCGGCGAAGCCCTCGACAGCAACACGATCCGCACCGCGCTGATCGGGAGCCTGCGCAACGTCGGCGACATGCGCCGAATTCGGCTCGTCCAGACGCAGAGCCATCTGCCCCGCGTCATGTACGTCTCGCTCCTCGTCGGCGCGGCGATGGTGCTCGCGTTCGCGCTCTTCTTCGGCGTTCGCAGTTATTTCAAGCAGATGGCGATGACGGCGCTCGTCGCCGGCGCGATCGGTCTCTTCTTGGGGCTCGTCGTCGAACTGAGCACCCCGTACGCCGGGACCTTCACGGTCTCACGCGATGCCTGGACCTTCGTGATTGAGAATAACCAGCTGGAGAAATTCGCGAAGTAGCCGGGCGAGCGGGGGAAAGCCGGCCCCCCCGCGGAAACGCCAGCCGAGAGAGTTCTTAAGCGCTTAACGGAGGAGATTCTTAATGCGCCTACTCAGCACCGCGCTCGTGCTCGTGATCGCAGCCTTCGCTATCACGGCGTGCAGCAGCAAGTCAGATTCGAGCTCGTCGAGCGAGGCGAGCGCCGCGGCCAGCGCCCCCGCCGAATCGAGCGCGCCCGCCGAGGCGAGCCCCGCCGCAAGCTCGGCCACCGGAGACGTTCCGGCGTACCCTGGCGCCGTCACGCAAGCCTCGGGCAGCGGCTCCAACATGGGCGCCACTGCGACCGGCACCGTGATGTCGACGGACGATCCGTTCGACAAGGTCTACGCGTGGTACCAGCAGCACCTGCCGTCGGGTTCCGAAAAGTCGCACGTCACCGCACCGGTCGAGAGCGCCGTCTTCACGCTGGGCGCGACCGGCGGCGAGCAGACCTCGGTAACGCTGACCGCATCGGGCGGTAAGACGATGATCACCATCGGCAAGGTCAAGATGTAACGCAGCCTCGATTCCCCCAACGTAGTAACCCCCCGGCCCTCGCGAGGTTCACCGCGAGGGCCGGAACGCAGGGTCGGGCGCCCGTAAGGAGGATGCATGCTGAGATTGAGCGTGATGCTCGCACTGATCGCCGCGCTCGTCGCGGCGCCGACGGTAACGATCGCGGCTTCCCAAGAGAGCGACGTCATGGCTGCCGTCAACCAGTTCGTCGACGGCTTCAATAGAGGCGACCAGAGAGCGGCGACGTCTGCGTGCGCCGCGCCGGCGTCGATCGTCGACGATTTTCCGCCGCACGAGTGGCAGGGACCCACGGCCTGCGCCGACTGGTACGCTGCGTATCTCGCGGACGCCAAGAAGGAAGGCATAACCGACGGCGTCGTCAAGCTCGGCAGCCCGTGGCACGTCATGGTGACCGGCAGCCGCGCGTACGTGGTAGCACCCGCGACCTTTACGTATAAGGTTCATGGAAAGCCGACGAAGGAAGGCAACGCCGTCTTTACCGTCGCGCTGCAGAAGCTCGGCGCCGGCTGGCGGATCACCGGCTGGGCCTGGTCGCAACACTGAACGAATCCGAGCGGCTCGCCGCTCTCGGGTACCGGCAAGAGCTGTCGCGAGTACTCTCGCTCTTCGACAACTTCTCGGTAGCGTTCAGCTACCTGAGTCCGATGGTGGGAATCTACTCGCTCTACACGCTGGGCTTGGGCACGGGCGGGCCGCGCTATATCTGGACGATCCCGATCGTCGTCGGCCTCATGATGCTCGTCGCGCTCGTCTTCGGCGAGCTCGCGAGCGAGTATCCGCTCTCGGGGGCGCTCTACCAATACGGGAAATACACCGTCGGTCCGCGCTACGGGTGGTTCATCGGATGGATCTACGGTTTCGCGCTTCTCGCGACGGTGGCGTCGGTCGATTCCGGCGCGGTCGGTTACGTCGCCTCGCTGTCGAACGTCTGGTTCGGGACGAAACTCGATCCGGCGAACCACGTGACGATCTTCGCGATCGCGGGCGGCATCATCGTCCTCTCCGCGATCCTCAACTGGATCGGCGCGAAGATCATGGGGCGGGTCGGGCGCTTCGGCGTCTACGTCGAGACGATCGGAACGTTCGGCGTCTTCTTGGCGCTCGCCATCGCCGGCTTCCATCACGGCTTCGGCTTTCTCTTCTCCACCGCCGGCGTCGAGCACGTCGGGAGCAATCCGCTCGGTCTGAACTTCGGCGGTAACTGGTGGACCGGCGCGGCGCTCGTCGCCGTTCTCGCCAACGTCTACATCTTCTACGGCTTCGAATCCGCCGGCGCCATCTCCGAGGAGACGATCGAGGCGCAGCGCCAGGTGCCGAAGGCGATGCGCACCGCGCTGCTCTACGGCGGCATCGCCTCGTTCGCTTTGGTGGCCGGCCTGCTGCTCGCTACGCCGCCGGGCGGCATCGGGGGCGTCGTCAGCGGCGGCATCAACACGATCCTCGCGACGCTGCCGGGATGGCTGCAGACCTTCTTCCTCGTGATGGTGATCGTCGCGTTCTTCAGTTGCGGCACGGCGGTGCAGGGCGCCGGCGCACGCGTCGCCTACGCGCTCGCTCGCGACGGCGCGCTGCCGCTCAGCGGCCGGATTCGCGCGATCTCGCCGCGCCACCGCACGCCTGCCAACGCGATCCTCGTCGGCACGATCGTCCCCTTTCTCTTCCTGCTGCTCGTCCTGATAAATCCGAGCACGAACGTGCGCATTCTCTGGTTCGACTATCCGGCGCACGTCAACGCGTTGTACGCGCTCGTCTCCTTCGCGACGTCCGGCATCTACCTGGCCTTTTTACTCACCGTGCTCGGAGCCGCCGTCGCGCGACTGCGCGGATGGGTTCCGGGCGGTGCCTTTAGGCTCGGGCGATGGGGATGGCCGGTCACGGCCGGCGCCGCGGTCTACCTGCTGCTGATGCTCGCCGACATCGTCTGGCCCAGCCCGCTGAGCAGCGGCCGCGCCGTCTTCAACTACGGATGGGTCACGCTGCTCGTCATGGCGGTCATCGTCGCGGCGGGAGCGATCTACGAGGCGCTCGCGCGCCCCGATCGCAACGTCGCGTCAAAGACGACCTGATCCCAGAGCCAGAGGCGCTCGAAAAACTCGCGCGCATGTTGTAGATCGCCGCTCTCGCCGCAAATCTGCGCGATCGAGCGCTCCCCGTCGATCGCCGCGAACAGAGCTTCCTGCGCGGAATCAATCGGCAGATACAGGTCGGTGTAGGTGTGGTTGCGGTTGATCAGCACCGCCGCCGCGCCGGCCGGAAGACGTTCGCGCACCGCGACAGTCCCCTCGCGGCGCATCGGCACGTAGCGGAGCCATTGGTCGCCGCCGAAGTCGATCGCTCGGATCGCAGGAAGGTCCGTTCGGTACGCGACGACTGCGTGCCGAACCATCGTGCCGCGAAAAAGCTCGAGCATCGCGTACTGCTCGCGCTCGGGCAGCGTGGCGAGCCTGGCGGCGTGCGGCGTCCCCGCGATCGCGCCGCAGACGGGGAGATACGGTGCCTGGCGGATCCAGCGGCCGAAAGCCAGATCGGCGCCGCGCAAGAATTCGAACAATTGCGCGACGGAGTAGGCGCGGTCGATTGGATGGAGCAGTGCATCGGCCAGCGCGTCTTTGTTCGAAAAATCCGGCGAGGACCGGAGCAACGGCACGATCGGGTGGTCCGGCGGCAGCGCGCGCAGGCTCTTCGCAAGATCGTCGATCTCGGCCGCGCTCCATCCGATGCGCAGCCGGCGGCAGTACTCCTGCAACATGTAGACGCCGGCGCGTCCGTACGGCGCGTAGACCATGAGGTGCATCGCACCGCCGGGCGCGAGCGCCTCCCGCAACGCGCTCAGCCCCGCATCGGGATCGGGCAAGTGATGGAGCACGCCGGTGCAGACGACGCGATCGAAACGCTCCCCAAGCTCGGCCGCACGCTCGACGGATAGGCGCCGAAGCTCGAGGTTGACGAGGCCGTGCTTGCGCTTCAGGTCGGAGGCGAAAGCGATGCTCGCCTCGCTGAGGTCGATGCCGACGACCCGCGAACGGGGCCACCGGACGGCATAGTGCGCCGCCTGCGTCGTGCCGCAGCCGGCGACGAGAATCGCGCGGTCGTCGCGATAGCTTTCGCCGGGCCAAAAGAGATGCGACTCGGCCCGCCGCCGCCGGTCGTCCCACGTCCCGCGATAGGCATCGAGATCGTCGGCCGGCGGCGGGTATGGGTGGCTTTCGTAAAAGCCACCCACCAACTCGCTAGCCGTGGGGCGTGTTCACCTGTTCCATGACGGAGTCGAGATTGAACGACGCGGGTTTTTGCCGCGGCGGGAACTTCTTGAAGCCCTCGATCTGCTCGGCGACGACCGCCTGCATCAGATACATCTGCGGGATGTGGTCCACCGCCCAGTCCCAGTACGTATTCGAGTTAAAGTCCGCTCGCTCGAACGGGTCGCGCCGCAAATTGACGATATGCGGCACGCGCAGCTTGACGAAGGGCTCGGCCCAGAGCTGCATCTGATTCGCGCGCTGGACGGACAAGTTGAACTTGTAATCCCCGACGCGCACCGCGATCACTTCGCCGTCGTCGCTGAAGTAGATGATATGGTTTCTCGGGCTCGTCTCCGACGCGCCGGAGAAGTACGGAATCATGTTATAGCCGTCGAGATGGACGTTGAACTTCTTCCCGTCCACCGTGCACCCGTCGAGGAGCTGCTGCTTGACGTCCGGATTTCCGGCCGCGGCGAGCAGCGTCGGGAACATGTCGATATGGGAGACGATCTCGTTGTAGATCGCACCGGGCTTGATGACGCCCGGCCAGCGGATGAAGCACGGGACGCGCCAGCCGCCCTCCCAGTTCGAGTCCTTCTGGCCGCGGTACGGCGTGTTGGCGCCGTCCGGCCACGTGTCGTTCTCGGGGCCGTTGTCGGTCGAGTACATGACGATCGTGTTTTCGGCGATCCCCAGCTCGTCGAGCTTATCGAGCATCATCCCGATCTGCTCGTCGTGCACGACCATCCGGTCGCTGTAGGGATCCTGGCCGCTCTTGCCGATGTTCTTCGGCGCGACGTGCGTGCGGAAGTGCATCGCCGTCGAGTTATACCAAAGGAAGAACGGCTTGTCGGCTTTCGCCTGTTTCTCCATCCACGCAAGCGCGCCGGCCGTGATCTCCTCGTCGATCGTCTCCATGCGCTTCTTCGTCAGCGGACCGGTGTCTTCGACTTTTTGTTTTCCTACGCGGCCCCATCGCGGATCCACCGTCGCGTCGTCCTTGTCGGTCGCCCAGCAATGCAGGACGCCGCGCGGTCCGAACATCTCTTTGAACTTCGGATCCTTCGGATAGTCGGGAAGCTCCGGTTCTTCCTCGGCGTTGAGATGGTAGAGGTTGCCGAAAAATTCGTCGAAGCCGTGAACCGTCGGCAGAAACTCGTTGCGGTCGCCGAGGTGATTCTTGCCGAACTGTCCGGTCGCGTAACCGAGCGGCTTCAATAGCTCGGCGATCGTCGGATCTTCCGCCTGCAGGCCGACCGTCGCTCCTGGCATGCCGACTTTCGTCAGGCCGGTGCGGATCGGGTTCTGACCGGCGATGAAGCAGGCGCGACCGGCGGTGCAGCTCTGCTGCGAGTAGTAATCGGTAAAGAGACCGCCTTCGTGCGCCACGCGGTCGATGTTGGGCGTCCGATATCCCATGCTTCCGTTGCTGAACCTGCTGAGATTCCAGATGCCGATGTCGTCGCCCCAAAGGATGAGGATATTGGGTTTCTTCGCTGCCATATGGGATCAAACTCTCCTTCACGAGTCCGAGGGATTCCGCGATGCGGACCAGGGTGTTTGGAGCGCCGTTGCCCATTCCCTATCCGCACAGCGAAGGACGCGCCACATAATCGCGCCGTATCTAAGGCCCCATGCAAAAGATCACGCGCCTCTCACTATCGGCTATCGCTCTCTCGCTTGCTGCTTTCGTCGCACCCGCGAGCGCGCAGGCGCCCGCATCGTCCCCGACTCCCGCGGCGAGCGCGAACCCTACGTTCATGGACCGCCAGTACGACGGGCGCGCGCACCTCATGCTCGCGCCGTACATCTGGGGCCCGACGATCAAGGCTAACTTTCAGTTTTCGATCCCGACGCTCTCCGGGCGCCCGCGCGGGATCGCCCAAACGTCGGTTCTCGTCGGGCCGAGCGACTATCTGCCGAAGCTCAACACTGCGGGCATGATGTCCCTCGATTTTCGCAAGAGCGATTTCGACCTCTTTGCCGACGCGATCTATCTCAACGCCTCGACGACCGCGACGATCTACGGAAACGTGAACGGGCCGCGCGGCAGAGTTCAGATTCCCGTCACCGTCGATAGCTCGGCGCACATCACGACCGCGATCTGGGAAGTCGCGGCCGGCTATACGTTCGCGCACGGTCACAACGCCGATCTCAGCGGCTTCGTCGGCGTGCGACAGTTCCCGATGAATCTTAACGCGGACTATACGGTGACGATCGGCAAGCGGGGTATCCTCGCGCCGACCGGCTCGATCGGCACGGCCGATTACACGAACGACGTGATCTGGGGCCTGCGCGGTAAGGCCTTCTTCGGCGACGACCGCTGGTACGTGCCGTACTACTTCGACGTCGGCACCGGAACGAACAATCAGACCTGGCAGGCCTACGGCGGCGCCGGCTATGCCTTCCCGCACGGTCAAACGTTCGTCGCCCTCTGGCGCGCGTTGAACTACAATCAGTTTCATCCGACCGCGCACGTGCAGAAGATGAGCCTTGCGGGTCCGCTCTTGGGTTACACCTTCAATATTTAGAGAAGTCTAGTCACGCACGCACCGAAAGCCGACGTGCGACATTCCGGTGTCGATCATCTGCGGCGAGCGCGCGGCCGGGCGAAAACGTAAGCAGTACTCCGGCGAGCAGAGAAACGATCCGCCCTTGAGGACTCTGCGCGGAATTCGCGTCGCCGGCTGACAGGCGTCGTAGCTGCGTTCGCGGGCTGCCGCTCCGCCGGCGCAGCACGGCGACTCCAGTTCCGTGCGATCGGCGACGTACCAATCGCTCGTCCATTCCCAGACGTTGCCCGCCATGTCGTAGAGACCGAAGCCGTTTGCGGCGAAACTGCCGACCGGCATCGTACCGGGCCCGCGCTTTGCCGTGCTCCGATACGGAAAGTTGCCCTGCCACGTGTTCGCCGCGGGAACGCCTCCCGGCAGCATCTCGTCGCCCCAGACGAAGTCCTTTCCATCGAGACCGCCGCGCGCGGCAAACTCCCACTCCGCCTCGGTCGGCAGACGTTTGCCGGCCCAACGCGCGTACGACTCGACGTCCTCGTACGCGACGTGCACGACGGGATGGTCGGGACGCGATTCGATCGAGCTGCCCGGACCCTCGGGATGCTTCCAGCACGCACCTGGAACCCACGACCACCACTGCATGAAGTCGCGCAGATTCACCGGCCCCGGCGTCATGTGAAAGCAGACCGCACCGGGAACGAGATTCTCGGCCGGCGCTCCGGGAAAGTCGTCGGGATTCGGTTCGCGCTCGGCGATCGTAGCGTACCCGGTCTTGCGAACGAACTTCGAGAACTCCGCGTTCGTAACCGCGTACGGATCGATCCAAAATGCCTCGACGCTAACCTCGCGCACGGGCGCCTCTTCGGGATAGAAGCGGTCCGAGCCCATTCGAAACGTCCCGCCCTCGATTCGAACCATGCCGTCCAGCATCGTCGGGCTCATCCAAAGGTCTCGCTTTCTCTGTACGGTTTGTAGGTGTAGCCGGCGTCGCGGAGCTTGCGCAGCCGAGTGAAGACTTGCGGCGTCGGCTCGAAGACGGCGTTGAGGGCGGGCCAAAAGCCCCCGTAGGTTCGTTCTTGCGCGAGGTAGTCCTCGACGTTCACGCCGTCCATCAGGCGGCGCCCCACCGCGTTGATCAGCAAGCCGCGAAAGCCGGTCGGCGAGAGCTCCGCGCCGTAACGATCGCGCGAGAATATACGCGCCCGCTCGAGCGGCGTGCGAAACCACTTGACCGACGAGACGTACGTGAGCAGCATCTCGTTCCACACCGCGGTCTGCTGGAGCCGGATCGCCCCCAACTCGTGCGCGATGACGAAGGAGATCACGTCCATCGTCTTGCGCTCGTCGATGTCGAAGATGCTCTGATGCAGCACGATGTAATTCTCACGCCACGACGAGAAGGTCTGGGAGTACGGCGCGATCGAGCCCGACGTCAGAAAGAGTTCCGGCGGTTGCGCCATCCCCAGCCTGCGGCAATGGTCCTGCAGCACCGCGTAGACCTCGGGAAACTGCCGCGGCGAGAGCCGCACGGAGTTGCCGCGGATCGTCGCCTCGCGGCGATTGCGGGTGAGGACGAGCAGCGGTACGCCGACGAGCGCGGTGATCGCAATCGCCCGAAGAAAGCTCAGCTCTTTGTTTACGATCGGATGCTCCTTCAGCCACGGCGGATTGTAGACCACCAGGGCGATCGCGGCCGCCATCATCAGGAAGTTGAGGGCGATCGACGCGACGAGGAGCGGCCGTTCCTGCGGATCGCGCAGCCGCGACTCGTCGATCGTGCCCGAGTTACTCGCCGGAGTCCCCGTAGATGATAGCGGTCTTCGTGGTTCCATGCGAGAGATAATCCTTCAGCGGCACTTGCAGCGCTTTGAAGCACTCGTCGGCGGCGCGCTGGCCCTTCTCTTCCTTGCCGTCCTTGTTGAGGACGCGCGTCGAGAAGGCGAACTCCGCGATGAGGGGCTCGAACGTGTCCGGAACGGGGCGAGCCCAGACCGCAAGCGTCGCGTGCGCGCTGACGCCGTGCCCGAACGAGAAGTTGCCGAGCGTGGACTGCAGCTCGAAGACCTTCGCGCCGCCGACGACGGCGAGCGTGTCGTCGGGGTTCAATCCCAGCGACTTGAGGTGCGGCAGCGCCTCGGCGAGTCGCGAGAGCGGAAACTCCGGCAGGATGTCGGGCGACTCGACGATCACGTTGTTCGAGAAGATCGTCGTCATCGTCGCGGGGGCTTCGCCGCGGAGCAGCTCTTCCTTGAACTTCTTCTTCTGCATCGCCGTCATCGTCGTGTCGGTGTTAAACGCGGCGGCTCTATCGTACTCGGGCGCGCGGCATTTGAACGTGAGCTCCCAACTCTCGTCGGGCCAGCCGCCCGGCCGGATCTGGCGGATCCGAAAAATCAGCTTGTTCTTGCGGAGATCCTCGCCCTTCGTATCGTAGAACTGGACGATTCTCAGTTGCGAGTCGAGCGACTCGACCGGCTCGTAGTGAACGCCGAGGCGCCCAGCCAACTCCTCGAGCAACGCGTTAAACTCCAGCACCGCGCGGCGGCTCGCGAATCGCTCCGGCTTGAGCAGCAGCTTGAACTCGCGATGCGTCACGAGCGACGCCGCGGGCGCGCTCTTCTCGGCCTTGCTCATCCCTTGAACTCCTCGTGCAAACCTTCACCTAATTTCTTGCGCGCCTTCTCGCCGGATTGCAGCGGCGGCGGCTCCCACGGCTCCCACTCCTCCCACCCCAACGCCTGCGAGGTGAGACGGAAGCCGAAACCGACGACGAACGCGACCGCCGTCGACGGAATCACGGCCATCCCGAACGTCTGGCTGCAGACGACGTAGGCGATCCCCGTGAGGGCGGCCGCGGTGACGAAGAACTCGCCTCGAACGAGCTGCTTCGGCACGACGTTGCAGGCGACGTCGATGATCCACCGGCCGGCCGTCGTCGCGATGATGCCGATGATC harbors:
- a CDS encoding FAD-dependent oxidoreductase, which encodes MRERHRETLRSVVTTFAPADARVDRITELAAAAIDGLTPRRRAELLMLLALLRLPMRAGDAAREAALNALARAPVAKLRTGFAALKRLALFLAYAESEPGSENPTWKRIGYPGPRGDGRAGAAALPLAVASDGEIVRADVVVIGSGAGGATAASSFARAGKRVVVLEAGGAYDAASFTQREISMADLYLDRGLTSSSDLGIAILAGATLGGGTAVNWCTSLRLPERIAAEWQEQSGIERLGAELEAHYAAVEARLSIAPALTHNANNAVIVEGARALGVDAEATPRNASPECGAGCGYCGFGCSYEKKHCGVAVFLPDLAASGGAIYANAAAQRITMRGSRARGAIALQTGASGFARFEVEAACVVVAAGALRTPQLLARSGVRHPLLGRRLFLHPVSSAIAEFDRRIEPWNGPMQSAHSDAFNYRTGNYGTKIEAAPAHPGLAALALPWTSRAEHAEMMERMPNVATLLALTRDRDPGRVGLDDEASIEYRLSAHDGENLLAGLRGLVDLAFAAGAVRVTTLHATPIAVEAAQWTPRFRDEFAARLRRIGVAPNRQILFSAHQMGTAAMGSGRVRGVVDPAGCVWECENLLVADGSLFPQSSGVNPMLTIMAMASRVAAQNGGA
- a CDS encoding amino acid permease, with product MNESERLAALGYRQELSRVLSLFDNFSVAFSYLSPMVGIYSLYTLGLGTGGPRYIWTIPIVVGLMMLVALVFGELASEYPLSGALYQYGKYTVGPRYGWFIGWIYGFALLATVASVDSGAVGYVASLSNVWFGTKLDPANHVTIFAIAGGIIVLSAILNWIGAKIMGRVGRFGVYVETIGTFGVFLALAIAGFHHGFGFLFSTAGVEHVGSNPLGLNFGGNWWTGAALVAVLANVYIFYGFESAGAISEETIEAQRQVPKAMRTALLYGGIASFALVAGLLLATPPGGIGGVVSGGINTILATLPGWLQTFFLVMVIVAFFSCGTAVQGAGARVAYALARDGALPLSGRIRAISPRHRTPANAILVGTIVPFLFLLLVLINPSTNVRILWFDYPAHVNALYALVSFATSGIYLAFLLTVLGAAVARLRGWVPGGAFRLGRWGWPVTAGAAVYLLLMLADIVWPSPLSSGRAVFNYGWVTLLVMAVIVAAGAIYEALARPDRNVASKTT
- a CDS encoding nuclear transport factor 2 family protein, coding for MLRLSVMLALIAALVAAPTVTIAASQESDVMAAVNQFVDGFNRGDQRAATSACAAPASIVDDFPPHEWQGPTACADWYAAYLADAKKEGITDGVVKLGSPWHVMVTGSRAYVVAPATFTYKVHGKPTKEGNAVFTVALQKLGAGWRITGWAWSQH
- a CDS encoding arylsulfatase codes for the protein MAAKKPNILILWGDDIGIWNLSRFSNGSMGYRTPNIDRVAHEGGLFTDYYSQQSCTAGRACFIAGQNPIRTGLTKVGMPGATVGLQAEDPTIAELLKPLGYATGQFGKNHLGDRNEFLPTVHGFDEFFGNLYHLNAEEEPELPDYPKDPKFKEMFGPRGVLHCWATDKDDATVDPRWGRVGKQKVEDTGPLTKKRMETIDEEITAGALAWMEKQAKADKPFFLWYNSTAMHFRTHVAPKNIGKSGQDPYSDRMVVHDEQIGMMLDKLDELGIAENTIVMYSTDNGPENDTWPDGANTPYRGQKDSNWEGGWRVPCFIRWPGVIKPGAIYNEIVSHIDMFPTLLAAAGNPDVKQQLLDGCTVDGKKFNVHLDGYNMIPYFSGASETSPRNHIIYFSDDGEVIAVRVGDYKFNLSVQRANQMQLWAEPFVKLRVPHIVNLRRDPFERADFNSNTYWDWAVDHIPQMYLMQAVVAEQIEGFKKFPPRQKPASFNLDSVMEQVNTPHG
- a CDS encoding formylglycine-generating enzyme family protein; this translates as MSPTMLDGMVRIEGGTFRMGSDRFYPEEAPVREVSVEAFWIDPYAVTNAEFSKFVRKTGYATIAEREPNPDDFPGAPAENLVPGAVCFHMTPGPVNLRDFMQWWSWVPGACWKHPEGPGSSIESRPDHPVVHVAYEDVESYARWAGKRLPTEAEWEFAARGGLDGKDFVWGDEMLPGGVPAANTWQGNFPYRSTAKRGPGTMPVGSFAANGFGLYDMAGNVWEWTSDWYVADRTELESPCCAGGAAARERSYDACQPATRIPRRVLKGGSFLCSPEYCLRFRPAARSPQMIDTGMSHVGFRCVRD
- a CDS encoding methyltransferase codes for the protein MGGFYESHPYPPPADDLDAYRGTWDDRRRRAESHLFWPGESYRDDRAILVAGCGTTQAAHYAVRWPRSRVVGIDLSEASIAFASDLKRKHGLVNLELRRLSVERAAELGERFDRVVCTGVLHHLPDPDAGLSALREALAPGGAMHLMVYAPYGRAGVYMLQEYCRRLRIGWSAAEIDDLAKSLRALPPDHPIVPLLRSSPDFSNKDALADALLHPIDRAYSVAQLFEFLRGADLAFGRWIRQAPYLPVCGAIAGTPHAARLATLPEREQYAMLELFRGTMVRHAVVAYRTDLPAIRAIDFGGDQWLRYVPMRREGTVAVRERLPAGAAAVLINRNHTYTDLYLPIDSAQEALFAAIDGERSIAQICGESGDLQHAREFFERLWLWDQVVFDATLRSGRASAS